CGCGGGCTTCCTCGGTCAGGTGGTCAGCCGCTGACCCGTGCACCTCGTCGCCCGCGGGTCGCCGGTCCGGGAGCACCACATGACGGAGATACCAGTAGAGCATCAGCACACTGGCCATGCTGTGGAACAGGTGCAGGATCAGCGCCGGCCCGACCGGCAGATCGAGCACATAGACGAGGTAGATGAGGTTGCCGACGTTTGCCAGGGCGATGTTGCCGGGACTGTAGGACCTCACGTCCCTGGTCCGCCATGCCTTGACCAGCATCGGCAGCGTGCTGGCCGCGAAGACTGCGGTGGCGACACCTCCGGCGAGAATCGGGATGTTCATGGCTCGCTCCCACGACTCCGGACTTCAGAACCGTTGTCCGACCACGGGGCTCGTCGCATACCGGTCGCCACCCTGTGCATAGTTGAGGTGGACCTGCGCATAGACCTCGTCGTCGTCATCGAATGCGTTGTCGTCCTCGTTCAGGTACTCGCGCGGGACAGCCATCACCTTCAGGTAGTGCAGGCCGTCGTCGGCGGCGACCAGGTGCCCGCCCGGCATCGTGCCGGTGCCGGTCACCAGGCGCTCGAACAGCACCGGATCACCTGTGCCGACGTCGTCGCCGCGCAGCGTGTAGCGCACCCCGCCGACCCGCTGATCGACCATGTACTTGATGATCGTGTCGGCGTCGACCCGGCTCATCCGGAAGACGCCCTCGATGGTGATCCGGATGTTGTACGGATCGGTCTGGTAGGCGGTGAGCCGAGCGCCGGTCGCGCGGGGCGCCGCGTGCGCATCGCCGGCCGCGCCGGCCATCGGTGCGATCACGCCGGCCGCGATCGCGGCGGCGGCGACCACCGGCGCCACGCGCGCCCAGCCGCGGCGATGGTGCTGTGGCCGAGCGGGCGTGTTCGGGGCGTTGCGCTCGCGAGGTGAGATGTTCATGGTGTGCTCCGATCGTCGGGTCGTGCACCCGTGCATTCGACGGGCATGACCCACGATCGGCGGCGGCGAGCGGATACTCATCGGGGAAACCTCCCCAAGTTCCGAACGCGTGCGGAGTCAGTCGACGACGCCGAGCGCACGCGCGCGGCGTACCGCTTCCCGTCTGCCGGCCACCTCGAGACGACTCAGGATCGCCGACACGTGGTGGTCCACGGTCTTCTCCGACAGGAACAGCCGTTGGGCGAGTTCGGCATTGGTGAGCCCGTCGCACATCAACGCGAGCACCTCGGCCTGACGTGGGGTGAGTCCGGCCGGGTGCGCCATGCTCGCGCGGCGTCGCCGGGACGGCACCGCCGCCACCCCCGTGGCGCGGAGATCACGCCGCAACTTGTCGGCGACCAGGTGGGCACCGAGGCGATCCAGCGCGGCGAGTCCGCGTGCGATCCGGTCCGGGTTCCCCGATTCGACGGATGCGAGGGCGCCTTCGTAGGTGATGCCGAGACCGTCGAACGACTCTGCGGCACCCGCGATGTCGCCCGCGAGCTGCTGCCGGTAGGGCTCGGCGAGCCGCTCGGCGACGGCGTCCGCGGGGAAACCGACCGCGGTACGGCGTAACCACACCGCCAGGTCCCCGCGCGACCACTCCAACCCGGCGGCATCGGTGTCCACGAGCAGTCTGACAAACGTGTCGGTGCGAGGGTCGGCGACGCCGGTCAACCATGACCGCTCCACCAACGCGGACGCGGCGGGCATGAGGCGCAACGGTTCTCCGTATCGTTCGACCAGATCCCAAGCCCGTTCGAGATCGTCGGCCCCACCGCCGGTCGACCGCAGCGCGACCAGCCCACTCACCAGCAGCGGCCAGATCTTTGTCAACGGTGCCGACCCGCTGTCGAGGACCTCGGCGCAATCCGCCTTCGCCCCAACCCAATCGCCACGGATGAGACCGAGTCTCCCGCGGGAACCGACCTGCCACGCGCGGCACACCGGCAGGTCACGCTCGACCGTCATCCCGATCCCGGTCGCGAGCAGATCGGTCGCCTCGACGATCCGGCGCTGTTCCACATCGAGATAGGTGAGGTTGCTGTATCCGCTCGAATAGATCTCGTCGAGGTGCGCAGGCGCGTGGGCCAGCCGCTCGAGCACCGCCTGCCGGCCGGCCGGGGTCCCGTCCATCACATCGCAGCACCCCGCGATGATGTCCACCCTCGCGGCGAGTTCGGGAGAATCGA
This sequence is a window from Gordonia insulae. Protein-coding genes within it:
- a CDS encoding PQ-loop repeat-containing protein, with amino-acid sequence MNIPILAGGVATAVFAASTLPMLVKAWRTRDVRSYSPGNIALANVGNLIYLVYVLDLPVGPALILHLFHSMASVLMLYWYLRHVVLPDRRPAGDEVHGSAADHLTEEARGLVQRLS